The following proteins come from a genomic window of Schistocerca cancellata isolate TAMUIC-IGC-003103 chromosome 10, iqSchCanc2.1, whole genome shotgun sequence:
- the LOC126106916 gene encoding piggyBac transposable element-derived protein 3-like isoform X2: MNEILTDEQLEALLNDSNAELSDGEDDEFSFLTGDFPVEPEANDEDKATVDETVDSSEELDDRNDPQDEILVPQHLPVRSMKWRKNEMPYSNPCESEIHLPDYEEERGIFESFLEYLPLTFWEEHAQQTNLYSVQKRQHKSVNTSEEEMLHLAGIHVVMGVLGYAQSKLYCQQDTQVTVIAKCMTRDRFYELRNYMHFVDNTSEHNEKLWKVKPFLDCVQKKCLTLPRSHHLSIDEQMVPFSGKCGFVTYVPLKPNPLGLKCFILAAPDGLHVLCWVRYCVS, from the exons ATGAATGAAATATTAACTGACGAGCAATTGGAAGCGCTTCTGAACGACAGTAATGCCGAATTATCTGATGGGGAAGATGACGAATTTTCATTTTTGACTGGAGATTTTCCTGTTGAACCTGAAGCCAATGATGAAGATAAAGCAACAGTAGATGAGACTGTGGATTCTTCTGAAGAATTAGACGATAGAAATG ATCCCCAAGACGAAATTCTTGTTCCACAACATCTGCCAGTGCGATCTATGAAGTGGAGGAAGAATGAAATGCCGTATTCGAATCCTTGTGAGAGCGAAATCCATCTTCCAGATTATGAAGAAGAGAGAGGAATTTTTGAATCTTTCTTGGAATACCTTCCTCTGACATTCTGGGAAGAACATGCACAACAAACCAATTTGTATTCAGTTCAAAAACGACAACATAAATCTGTTAACACCAGTGAAGAAGAAATGTTGCATTTAGCTGGAATACATGTTGTTATGGGAGTTCTGGGCTATGCACAAAGTAAGCTGTACTGCCAGCAAGATACTCAGGTTACAGTTATTGCTAAGTGTATGACAAGAGACCGTTTCTATGAACTGAGAAATTATATGCATTTTGTGGATAACACAAGTGAGCACAACGAGAAGCTTTGGAAGGTAAAACCTTTTCTTGATTGTGTGCAGAAGAAGTGTCTGACCCTTCCAAGATCACATCATCTTTCCATTGACGAACAGATGGTGCCATTTTCTGGTAAATGTGGCTTTGTGACTTACGTACCATTAAAACCTAATCCATTAGGTTTAAAATGCTTCATTCTGGCTGCACCTGATGGCCTTCATGTTTTATGCTGGGTCAGGTACTGTGTCAGCTGA